The genomic region GAAACCAACAGCTGGAGGAGTTGCATTAGAAATCGCATTACCATTTAAAAGTGATTCTTGTAATGCTAAATATTTGAACTCACCAGGAACCCCTCTGGCTAATAATTCTCTTTCTATATATGGGAAGTAAGAATTACATCTTTCCAATAATTCGTTGTAGTGTTTAGGCGAACGAGTTAGGCTATTGTATTTCACCATAATCTTATCCATTCCACCTTGAGTAATCACAACTTTTGAACCTAGTAGTTCAAATGAAGAGGGTATTGCTACCGTAGTTTTTGCCTGAGAGGAGAAAACAGTAATTAGGCAAAGTAATAAGAAGTTAATAAATCTTGTTTTCATAGAATGTTGTCTATAAACTTTGAATAGTTTGTTTTGATGCATTGTAGATGAAAGGCCATCAAAACAGGATTAAAATATAAATATACTTTCTTTTTAAAGGATAAAAAAAGCCAAGTTCCCGAAAATTGAAGAACTTGGCTTAATATACTTGTTAAAAATATGAATTATTGGTGTTTGCCAACTCTAGGTTTGTTGTCAAATCCAAATAGGTCGTTCAATGATAATTCTTGAACTTTTCCATATTCTTTAAGTGTTTTCATATCTAATTTATCTTTGTCGCCTACAACACAAACATTGTAGTTCTGACCTTCGATAAATTCTTTGTGGAATGCCATTACATCATCTACAGTCATTGTTTGTATAGCATTATAAACGTCTTTTCTCACGTCATGGTCATCACCTCGTTTTAATGCTGTTTCATAATTAAATAGCACCGCAGACTTAGTGATACGCTCACTTTCTAATTGACTCAAGATAGCCTTTTTAGCAGCCTCAAATGATTTTTCATTCTTAGGAGGGTGATCCAATAAAGATTTCATACCTGCCATAGCTTCTTTTAGTTTATCAGATTGCGTTCCGATGTAAGCTAAGGTGTAATCATTTTTATTCTTCTCTGATGCTACTCCGTATTTACTGAATACTGAATAAGCTAAACCTTGTGCTTCACGCATTTCTTGGAATACGATCGCATTCATACTTCCTCCAAAGTACTCGTTGAAGAGTGTAGCAGCAGCAACCCTTTTCGGATCATATTTATCTCCTTTTGCTAAGAAGATCACTTCTGCTTGTACCATATCATAATGTGACCAATATACTTTTGGTTGATCAACATCTTTGATAAAGAATTCTTTACGAGTAGGTACTGGACTAAGTTTCGCCGGAACCTTATGTTCTTTATTTAAAGTAGTCACTACTTTATCTAAAGATTCCGGTCCGTAATACAATACTCTATGTTTCGTTTTTGTAAGGCTATGAATACGTTCAATCAATTCTTCTGGCTTAATCAGGTCAAGCTCTTTGTTTGATAAAGCATTGGTTAATGGGTTGTTTGCTCCATATAAACCATAATTCATCAAACCTGAGAAAAGGATTGCTCCTTTATTTTTCTTAGTATCCTCACGACTTTTCTTCTCATTGGCGATCATATTTTTTAATACCATATCGTCAGCTTTGGCATTATTTAATAGATCTTCGAATAATTGAATCGCCGGAACCATTTGTTCCGTAAGACCATTCAATGAAACATATACTTGGTCAGCACTTGTATTCACATTAAAGCTGGCGCCAAGTTTATAGAATTCTTGTTTGATCTGTGCAGAAGACATTTTATCAGTTCCTAAGAACTCTAAGTATTGAATTGCAGTACTTAGTTTAGGGTCTGTATCTTTTCCGACATTAATGATATAATAAAGTTCGAAAAGATCATTTTCTTCATTCTTCTTGTAGCGAACAGTAATATCACTGTTCATTTTATCTTCTTTGATATCTTTACTGTAATCCAAGAAAAGAGGAGATAATGCACCTGGCTTTTGAGCTGCAATTTTTTGGAAGAATGTAGATTCTTTACCTCTATTTAGTTCCACCTTAGTAATTGAAGGCTTCTCTACTTGCATCTTATTAGGGTCTTCTCCAACTCTCTTGTATACAACTACATAGTTGTCCTTATAGCGTTCTTGAGCGAAAGCCATAATTTCTTCTTTTGTAATTGTCTGCATTACATCGATATCATCAATATAATTTGCCCAATCAATATTTCTTGTAAACGCCTGAACAAATGCATCCGCTCTTGCAGAGTTGGATTCAAGCTTCTTGATTTCAGATTTTTTGAAGTCGTTGACGATGGCTTCTAATAACCAATCTTCGAAATCACCACTCTTCAATTTCTCAATTTCACCAAGTAATAATTGCTGTGCTTGTTCCAAAGTCTGACCTTGACGAGGAATTGCATATAAAGTATGAACAGTGTAGTCATTGAATGGATAGACAAAACTAGATGCATTCAATACTTTCTGCTGTTGATTTAAGTCTAAGTCGATCAATCCTGCAGAGCTGTTTGCAAGGATCATATCACAAAGTTGTTCTTTAAGAAGGTCTCTTGAATCTGATTTTAAACCAGGCATTCTGTACCCCATAAATACCATCCCTGTTTGTGGACCATAAACTTCCTTTACGATAGGCTTTGTGATAGGTTTTTCTTCCTCGTAAGTAAACTCAGGGATATCACCTGGTTTCCAATCACCAAAGTATTTATTAACCATTGCGATTGTTTTATCAGGATCTAAATCACCACTCAAGCAAATTGCAATGTTATTTGGTCTATAATAGGTGTTGAAGTATTTCTTGATCTCTGTAATTGAAGGATTCTTCAAGTGGTCAATCGTACCAATTACAGTCTGTGTTCCATAAGGGTGATTAGGGAACATCGATGAGAACATAGCCTCAAATACTTTTCTCTGGTCGTTATCTAAAGATCTGTTTTTCTCTTCATAAACAGCCTCAAGTTCTGTATGGAATAAACGAGGAACGATTTCTTTAAATCGATCTGATTCAATTTCCATCCAACGTTCTAACTCATTGGCAGGGACATCGTTTACATACACAGTTCTATCATTAGTTGTGTAAGCATTTGTACCTGTGGCACCGATCATTCCAATCATTCTATCATATTCATTGGCGATAGAATATTTTGAGGCATCATTAGATACCTGATCGATCTTTTTATAATACTCAGTTCTTTCCCCTGCATCAGTTAATGTTCTGTAGTGTTCGAACATATTTTCGATACTATCTAAGTATACTTTCTCTGTGTCCCAATCTAGTGTTCCAAAATGAGAAGTACCCTTGAACATAATATGTTCTAAATAGTGTGCTAGGCCTGTAGCTGTAGCAGGGTCATTTTTACCACCAGCTTTAACAGCAATGTAAGTTTGTACTCTAGGTGCGTCTTTGTACTCAGACAGGTAAACTTTCAGACCATTTTTAAGAGTATAAATTCTAGTTTTTAGAGGATCATTTTTGACATATTCATAGTCAAATTCAGACGATTTTTGCGGGGCTGAACATCCTCCTGCAATCAGAGCACCAGCAATCAGAACTGATGCCACAGCAGATTTGTAAGTCATAATGGTTTTAAGATGATGATTAGTATAATTTAAATTAAGAGAAAAGTGTGTTTTACCGGTAATAATAATTTGACACTGATAGTTAGACACAGGTAAAACAATCTTCTTTAAATGTGAAATTAGCAATTATTTTAAAATATATAATAACATTAAAGAAAACAGACGTTAAGTAATCTTAATTTTCATTTTACCCATAATCCAATATTCAGTAAACAAGAACTTTTCACACAGAATAATTTCCTTTTATATTTTTTTGGTATATATGTGTTTATAACCATGAAACACACATAAATCAATGAATCAAGCTATAGACTATCAAAGTATTATTAATGAGATCTATCGAGACCTAATGTTTGAAGAGGACTTCGGACAGATAGCGACTTATATTCCAGAACTAGCAAAAGTATCGCCTAATAAGTTTGGAGTTCATCTTTATACACACGATGGTTTCAATTATTCAATAGGCGATGCAAGAGAAAAGTTCTCTATTCAAAGTATTTCAAAAGTCTTTTCCTTGTCAATTGCATTGTCATTATTAGGACCAGCCTTGTGGAAAAGAGTAGGGGTAGAGCCTTCTGGTACAGCCTTTAATTCGATAGTTCAATTGGAATATGAAAGAGGGATACCTAGGAACCCTTTTATTAATCCTGGAGCAATAGTGGTTGCAGATCTATTGGTGACTTACCTCAAAGATACAAAGAAAGAATTTCTCGAATATATAAGAGCACTTACAGGTGTAGATACCATTGATTATGATAAAGATGTAGCGAAATCGGAACAACGTTCTGGTTATAAAAACTCTGCTCATGTAAACATGCTAAAGTCTTTTGGTAATATTAAAAATGATGTTGAAGAGGTGTTAGATTTTTATTATCATCAATGCTCTTTATCAATGACTTGTGAAGAATTAGGTAAAGCATTCCATAAGTTTTCGGATACAAATTCCGTTTTTTCCTATAATGGTATTCACCTTTCCCAAAGCCAGGTAAAAAGAATTAATGCTATCATGCTAATGTGTGGTTTTTATGATGAGTCCGGAGAATTTGCTTTTAAAGTGGGTTTGCCAGGAAAGTCTGGAGTAGGAGGTGGGATTGTAGCAATACTACCCAATAAGTATACGATTTCGGTTTGGAGCCCAAGGTTAAACAACAAAGGTAATTCGTATATGGGAGTTAGGTTTCTAAAACAATTTACTACTCGCACCAATCAATCAATATTTTAAAACCTAATAGTTATTAACCATATTGTGAGATCATTTTTTTTTAATTCTCAAGTCTTTAAACTTACGGCTTAATTTAAGCTAATTACTAAATATGATATATTTCCAACTATTTTATAGCTTCTTTAAAATAGGGTTATTCACTTTTGGAGGAGGTTATGCAATGGTGCCTTTATTAGAGAAAGAACTCATTGATAATAAGAAGTGGCTCACGAATGAAGAGCTGCTTGAGATTATGTCTATTGCACAGATGACGCCTGGAACTATTGCTATCAATGCTGCGACATTTGTTGGTTACAGAGAAAAAGGATTCCTCGGAGGGATTATGACGACTGCGGGCGTAATAGCTCCTTCATATCTTGTCATCACTATTATCTACCATTTATTTGATGAAACATTTGAACACCCTATTGCTCAAAAAGCATTTATGGGAGCAAGAGCTTGTATTGTGGCTTTAATAGGTCATTCAGTTTGGAAAATGTTCAAAGGTAGTGTGACTGATAAATATGGTTTAGGGATTTTTCTAATTGCTTGCCTTTTACTTTTTGTTTTCCACATCCATCCAATATTATTAATTATCGTTGGTGCAATGTTAGGAGTAGGCTTATATGTTGCTTTACCAAAAGAAATGAAAAACTTATTGAAATAGTATGGAAGCATTATCATTAGAAGCAATTCAGGAGTATTTTGATCTATTTATTACGTTCTGTAAGATAGGTTTTTTCAGTTTTGGTGGTGGGTTAGCCATGGTACCATTATTTGTTGTAGAGTTTCAAAAACAAGGGTGGATGAAGCCAGATCAATTTTATAATGTACTATCCTTGGCACAGATGACCCCTGGAGCTATTGCAGTAAATTCGGCAACCTATGTGGGCAACCAAGCAGGGGTAAGTGTAGGTGGTAGGTTGGGAGCGATTATCGGAGGTGTTTTTTCTACTTCTGGTTTAGCAACACCTTCTGTTGTATGCATAGTGGCATTATCAGAAATCTTGAAAAAGTTAAAACAAAATAAATGGAAGCAAGCCTTTTTCTTTGGTATCAAACCGGTAACAATTGCCTTGATCTTATTTGCAGGATGGAAGATTGCTGAAAGTACTTTCTTTGATATTGAGATAGATAAGGTTCACTATCCTAGCATTGTATTATGCATAATAGTTGCTGTTATTATAAAATTCTTTGATAAGAAAATACATCCTATCGCTTTAATTGCAGTAAGTGCAATTCTTGGAATAGTATTATTTTAATATAAACTAGCATAAAAATACTAATAATTGTCCCCTCATCTGACTTCTTTAAATTTTACTATTTATAAATCTATTCTCTTTTGTAAATTGTAAAAGCTTAATCTAGCCACAACAAACTGAATATGACTCCTCGACTAAAAAGCATCTGCTATTGGTTACTGCTATCCCTACTAACTTTTCTTGTTTCATGCGAAAAAGAAGAGCCTATACAACAGGGGACTATGACTATTTCTTTTGATCCACAAGAAGTAGCTAATATTGCTTTGTCTAATCTTTCTTTACAGATTTATGATGAGTCTGGAGAAAAACTAATCGAGAGTTACAATCGTTATGCTGATATCCCTAAAGTGGTCACTCTTAATGAAGGGAAGTATACCGCTCTATTCTTTAATAATCAAAACTCAAATCAACCTAACTTTTATAATCCATTTTATTACAGTAGTGAGTCATTTACTGTATTACCCAATGAAAACTCTTTGGTATACTTTACATCGAAGCTAGAAACAAAGAAGATTAACATTCAATTGAGTCAAGATGTAGTAAACTTATATGAAGATGTTGTTATTGAGATTTCTGATGAATTCGGTACACTGTCTTTCTCAACAGATGAGATTAGAACAGGCTATTTCTTAGGTGAAGAATTTTATGTCAATATCATCTATAAAGATCAAGGTTTTGAGCGATTTAATGTAGATACTTTAAGGTCTATTAGTACTGAAGTGATTAACCAACTGGCAATTAAAAGAACCGGTGAAGATCAAAACTCAATGGTACTACCAGAGTATCAGCAAAAGTTTATGGACATTGGAGATGCACAGCCTGTAGGTAGTTTTTCTATTCTACCTTATGCGGTGAAAGGTATGGCAACAGAAATGCTTTTTACGGAAGATGAAAATGTGGAATATATCTCTTACGATTTTGGAAATGGAGCAGGTCTTATCGTTACATCTTCATTAAATGATCCCTTAAGTTATACTTACAATGCTGGTGGACTTTATTCGGTATCGCTAGTAATTGTAAATGGATATGCTAGAGATACGTTAGCAGCTCAACAAATAGAAGTCTTGCCTGCGGAAACTTTATTGTCACAAGACGTTGTAGGCGATAAGAAAGTTTTTGTTGAGGTAGATGGTACCAATAATAAAGTAGACGAGTTTATCTACAATTTTGGAGATGGAAATATTATAATTTCTAATAATGATACTTTGACTCATCACTATGTTAGTCATGGAAATTATAATATTGATGTTTCGATGAAAATCGATGAACAAGTATTACCGTTGGAAACGAAATCAATTGAAATTACCCCAGATTGCCAAGATGAACTGATGTTATTACTTGCTGGAGGTTGTGATAGCGAAGGGAAAACATGGAAGTTATCTGTTAGCGAAGGTGCAATAGGTATTGGAGATGAAGCTTCGGAATCATCAGACCTAT from Flammeovirga agarivorans harbors:
- a CDS encoding chromate transporter codes for the protein MIYFQLFYSFFKIGLFTFGGGYAMVPLLEKELIDNKKWLTNEELLEIMSIAQMTPGTIAINAATFVGYREKGFLGGIMTTAGVIAPSYLVITIIYHLFDETFEHPIAQKAFMGARACIVALIGHSVWKMFKGSVTDKYGLGIFLIACLLLFVFHIHPILLIIVGAMLGVGLYVALPKEMKNLLK
- a CDS encoding glutaminase; this encodes MNQAIDYQSIINEIYRDLMFEEDFGQIATYIPELAKVSPNKFGVHLYTHDGFNYSIGDAREKFSIQSISKVFSLSIALSLLGPALWKRVGVEPSGTAFNSIVQLEYERGIPRNPFINPGAIVVADLLVTYLKDTKKEFLEYIRALTGVDTIDYDKDVAKSEQRSGYKNSAHVNMLKSFGNIKNDVEEVLDFYYHQCSLSMTCEELGKAFHKFSDTNSVFSYNGIHLSQSQVKRINAIMLMCGFYDESGEFAFKVGLPGKSGVGGGIVAILPNKYTISVWSPRLNNKGNSYMGVRFLKQFTTRTNQSIF
- a CDS encoding chromate transporter, encoding MEALSLEAIQEYFDLFITFCKIGFFSFGGGLAMVPLFVVEFQKQGWMKPDQFYNVLSLAQMTPGAIAVNSATYVGNQAGVSVGGRLGAIIGGVFSTSGLATPSVVCIVALSEILKKLKQNKWKQAFFFGIKPVTIALILFAGWKIAESTFFDIEIDKVHYPSIVLCIIVAVIIKFFDKKIHPIALIAVSAILGIVLF
- a CDS encoding M16 family metallopeptidase, translated to MTYKSAVASVLIAGALIAGGCSAPQKSSEFDYEYVKNDPLKTRIYTLKNGLKVYLSEYKDAPRVQTYIAVKAGGKNDPATATGLAHYLEHIMFKGTSHFGTLDWDTEKVYLDSIENMFEHYRTLTDAGERTEYYKKIDQVSNDASKYSIANEYDRMIGMIGATGTNAYTTNDRTVYVNDVPANELERWMEIESDRFKEIVPRLFHTELEAVYEEKNRSLDNDQRKVFEAMFSSMFPNHPYGTQTVIGTIDHLKNPSITEIKKYFNTYYRPNNIAICLSGDLDPDKTIAMVNKYFGDWKPGDIPEFTYEEEKPITKPIVKEVYGPQTGMVFMGYRMPGLKSDSRDLLKEQLCDMILANSSAGLIDLDLNQQQKVLNASSFVYPFNDYTVHTLYAIPRQGQTLEQAQQLLLGEIEKLKSGDFEDWLLEAIVNDFKKSEIKKLESNSARADAFVQAFTRNIDWANYIDDIDVMQTITKEEIMAFAQERYKDNYVVVYKRVGEDPNKMQVEKPSITKVELNRGKESTFFQKIAAQKPGALSPLFLDYSKDIKEDKMNSDITVRYKKNEENDLFELYYIINVGKDTDPKLSTAIQYLEFLGTDKMSSAQIKQEFYKLGASFNVNTSADQVYVSLNGLTEQMVPAIQLFEDLLNNAKADDMVLKNMIANEKKSREDTKKNKGAILFSGLMNYGLYGANNPLTNALSNKELDLIKPEELIERIHSLTKTKHRVLYYGPESLDKVVTTLNKEHKVPAKLSPVPTRKEFFIKDVDQPKVYWSHYDMVQAEVIFLAKGDKYDPKRVAAATLFNEYFGGSMNAIVFQEMREAQGLAYSVFSKYGVASEKNKNDYTLAYIGTQSDKLKEAMAGMKSLLDHPPKNEKSFEAAKKAILSQLESERITKSAVLFNYETALKRGDDHDVRKDVYNAIQTMTVDDVMAFHKEFIEGQNYNVCVVGDKDKLDMKTLKEYGKVQELSLNDLFGFDNKPRVGKHQ
- a CDS encoding DUF4493 domain-containing protein; its protein translation is MTISFDPQEVANIALSNLSLQIYDESGEKLIESYNRYADIPKVVTLNEGKYTALFFNNQNSNQPNFYNPFYYSSESFTVLPNENSLVYFTSKLETKKINIQLSQDVVNLYEDVVIEISDEFGTLSFSTDEIRTGYFLGEEFYVNIIYKDQGFERFNVDTLRSISTEVINQLAIKRTGEDQNSMVLPEYQQKFMDIGDAQPVGSFSILPYAVKGMATEMLFTEDENVEYISYDFGNGAGLIVTSSLNDPLSYTYNAGGLYSVSLVIVNGYARDTLAAQQIEVLPAETLLSQDVVGDKKVFVEVDGTNNKVDEFIYNFGDGNIIISNNDTLTHHYVSHGNYNIDVSMKIDEQVLPLETKSIEITPDCQDELMLLLAGGCDSEGKTWKLSVSEGAIGIGDEASESSDLYTSNSGYFIGNNVENRSFENSLASRFTFTATSEDQFTVAVNADYQINHWSLSDSEETVEFETLYSGPKVFNFNYTVDNGKDVISFTDNGYLAYYEEYNSLPIVNYEVVSISETELYLRYLIEYEGLVSYRYIKYVQEDVVEEVELDTPLEERSINFPFNSNLNGTVGDEELSFQIKDIDGEFVLNPNNTQENVFSYAKNDNIIHYIYLQLNHRLDLSSRNSFSLDVYFPSTNDYQTIGLHEDWSDTDGSLDPVVSIKLGNSKKGESSWDTYAAVSQVVNQSDQWETITFTFSEFEVTDKSTGEVIYNDVSEATDYDQIIIQLGGEGHARPGTFFIKNFTYYESQ